Proteins from a genomic interval of Phlebotomus papatasi isolate M1 chromosome 3, Ppap_2.1, whole genome shotgun sequence:
- the LOC129805972 gene encoding gastrula zinc finger protein XlCGF46.1-like: MECIAENCRACQIKIQRESQIFIFATTNLPDIFQETTSLDIHENDGLPRVLCSNCYGRLLEAYNFRKMCSAAALHFQQILSMDIPEEKYTPPGDLNDPLMLPKADPDDNEASDSYPEMKYSPPYGHNSPSEVSEKPFIEQKPLEVLKEDPDDDIPLSTRKTKKATKRRDKSSGSQKKKKQGLPREKLNLECSLCNSKFRRKLRLEMHMRQKHLGLKPCQCKICGRGFGRITALRGHMGTQHGEKRKFPCPAPKCKKQYDTEEGLNWHMKKWHDPENPRKPPTKIWVCEVCGKECKTSCALKQHSYSHGVKRPFGCTVCPLRFRGRTQLKVHMMRHEGIKNFECTVCGLRKVTAKELRVHMNTHTREITYSCEFCPHKTVNLVNMKHHVKVVHQGVRDFHCPHCERSFGKPETLKHHVMTHTGEKPHACKECGKRFIQQTALKTHMKTHLKSK; the protein is encoded by the coding sequence ATGGAGTGTATTGCAGAAAACTGCCGTGCttgtcaaattaaaattcagaGAGAATCTCAGATATTTATCTTTGCCACAACCAATCTCCCTGACATCTTCCAAGAAACCACTTCCTTGGACATCCACGAGAACGATGGACTACCCAGAGTACTATGTTCGAACTGCTACGGTCGTCTCCTGGAAGCCTACAACTTTCGCAAAATGTGTTCCGCTGCAGCTCTGCACTTCCAACAAATCCTGTCAATGGATATTCCTGAGGAGAAATACACACCACCTGGAGATTTAAATGACCCACTAATGCTTCCAAAAGCAGATCCAGACGACAACGAAGCATCAGACTCTTATCCGGAAATGAAATACTCCCCACCATATGGACATAATTCCCCCAGTGAAGTATCCGAGAAGCCATTTATAGAGCAAAAGCCCCTGGAAGTACTTAAAGAAGACCCCGATGATGACATTCCCTTGTCTACTCGAAAGACAAAGAAGGCTACCAAAAGACGCGACAAATCTTCTGGATCTcagaaaaagaagaaacaaGGACTTCCCAGAGAAAAACTAAATCTGGAATGTAGCTTGTGCAATTCAAAGTTTCGACGGAAGTTGCGTCTGGAGATGCACATGAGGCAGAAACATCTGGGATTGAAGCCGTGTCAGTGCAAAATCTGTGGCAGAGGATTCGGAAGAATTACCGCACTTAGGGGTCATATGGGAACCCAACATGGAGAGAAGAGAAAGTTCCCGTGTCCAGCTCCAAAATGCAAGAAACAGTATGATACCGAAGAAGGTCTCAATTGGCACATGAAGAAGTGGCATGATCCGGAGAATCCTAGAAAGCCCCCTACTAAAATTTGGGTGTGTGAAGTTTGTGGGAAGGAGTGCAAGACGTCCTGTGCTTTGAAGCAGCATAGTTATAGTCATGGAGTAAAACGACCATTCGGCTGTACTGTCTGTCCACTGAGATTCCGCGGTCGGACCCAGCTCAAAGTACATATGATGCGACATGAAGGGATTAAGAATTTTGAGTGTACGGTTTGTGGCCTCCGGAAGGTAACAGCTAAAGAGTTGAGAGTTCACATGAACACTCACACAAGAGAAATTACCTATTCCTGCGAATTCTGTCCACATAAGACTGTTAACTTGGTCAATATGAAGCATCACGTAAAGGTGGTACATCAGGGAGTGAGGGACTTCCACTGTCCGCACTGTGAGAGATCATTCGGAAAGCCGGAGACCCTTAAGCATCACGTGATGACCCACACAGGAGAGAAGCCGCATGCCTGCAAGGAATGCGGGAAGAGATTCATCCAACAAACAGCCCTAAAGACTCACATGAAGACTCATCTCAAGTCTAAGTAA
- the LOC129805966 gene encoding gastrula zinc finger protein XlCGF46.1-like yields MESLNIAESCRACQIKTQRESQIFIFATTNLHDIFQETTSLDIHENDGLPKLLCFTCYNRLLEAYNFRKMCSTTALHFQQILSMDIPEEKYTPPEDLSDPLLGTKTDPDDSDSSNSPPEKKYSPPDRDYSPLESSETRVMTPPMPPMIANKKRNKVSDPPTSENPVDKKPLVPKEDPDDDTPLTSRKVRKTTKRQAKSSKSHKRKRPIIPGEPLVLECSLCNCKFRRKMRLEMHMREKHLGLKPCQCKVCGKGFSRINALKGHMGTQHGEKRRFPCPDPKCKNQYDTEEGLKYHVKKWHDPENPRQKAKAIERVCEVCGKSFKTSTDLLRHGYSHGVKQPYGCKLCPTRFPTPSKLRMHMMRHEGIKNHVCTVCGLRKVTAKELKVHMNTHTREKFYSCEFCPHTTIQLDSMRRHIKVVHQGVKDFHCPHCERSFGKAETLKHHVMTHTGEKPHACKECGKRFIQPTALKTHMKTHLKAK; encoded by the coding sequence ATGGAGTCTCTAAATATAGCAGAAAGTTGCCGTGCTTGTCAGATCAAAACTCAGAGAGAATCTCAGATATTCATATTTGCCACAACCAATCTCCATGACATCTTCCAAGAAACCACATCCCTGGACATTCATGAGAACGATGGACTACCCAAATTACTATGCTTCACCTGTTACAATCGCCTCTTGGAAGCCTACAACTTCCGGAAAATGTGCTCTACCACGGCATTGCACTTTCAGCAGATCCTGTCAATGGATATCCCTGAGGAGAAATACACCCCACCTGAAGACCTAAGTGATCCACTGTTGGGTACGAAGACAGATCCTGATGATTCAGATTCATCTAACTCTCCTCCAGAAAAGAAATATTCCCCTCCGGATAGAGACTATTCACCACTTGAAAGTTCTGAGACTCGTGTAATGACACCTCCGATGCCTCCAATGATCGCCAATAAGAAGAGAAACAAAGTTTCTGACCCGCCTACTTCAGAGAATCCTGTAGATAAAAAGCCACTAGTACCAAAGGAAGATCCTGACGATGACACTCCTCTGACTTCCAGAAAGGTGAGGAAAACGACCAAAAGGCAAGCCAAATCTTCAAAGTCTCATAAGAGGAAGAGACCCATTATTCCGGGAGAACCGCTAGTACTAGAGTGCAGCCTGTGCAATTGCAAGTTCCGACGGAAGATGCGTCTGGAGATGCACATGAGGGAGAAGCATCTGGGATTGAAGCCCTGTCAGTGTAAAGTCTGTGGAAAGGGATTCAGTCGAATTAATGCGCTGAAGGGGCACATGGGAACACAACATGGAGAAAAGAGAAGATTCCCATGTCCGGATCCCAAATGTAAGAATCAGTATGACACAGAGGAAGGTCTCAAGTATCATGTGAAGAAGTGGCATGATCCGGAAAATCCTAGGCAGAAGGCCAAAGCTATTGAGAGAGTGTGTGAAGTATGTGGGAAGTCTTTCAAGACATCTACGGATCTCCTTAGGCATGGTTATAGTCATGGAGTAAAACAGCCCTACGGATGCAAGCTCTGCCCAACGAGATTTCCCACGCCCAGTAAGCTCAGAATGCATATGATGCGACATGAAGGGATTAAAAATCATGTGTGTACAGTTTGTGGACTCCGGAAGGTCACAGCTAAAGAGTTGAAAGTTCATATGAACACTCACACGAGGGAAAAGTTCTATTCTTGTGAATTCTGTCCACATACGACCATACAACTGGACAGTATGAGGCGCCATATTAAAGTAGTTCATCAGGGAGTGAAGGACTTTCATTGTCCACACTGTGAGAGATCGTTCGGAAAGGCAGAGACACTTAAGCATCATGTGATGACCCATACAGGAGAGAAGCCACATGCCTGCAAGGAATGCGGGAAGAGATTCATCCAACCGACAGCCCTTAAGACTCACATGAAGACTCATCTCAAGGCTAAGTAA